One genomic segment of Lampris incognitus isolate fLamInc1 chromosome 2, fLamInc1.hap2, whole genome shotgun sequence includes these proteins:
- the LOC130107457 gene encoding glutathione S-transferase Mu 4-like has product MTMKLVYWDIRGLAQPIRLLLEYTSSKYEDKFYVCGEAPNYDKSCWFDEKHKLGMDFPNLPYLEDGDRKVVQSNAIMRYIARKHNLCGETEDEKVRVDILENQAMDFRNGFVMLCYTDFDKMKSGYLERLPGLLKQFSEFLGDRKWFAGDKITFVDFLMYELLDQHRMFEPKCLDDLKNLKDLLDHFEAQEKISAYMKSSRFMKTPVNNKMAKWGNKKE; this is encoded by the exons ATGACCATGAAACTGGTTTACTGGGACATTCGTGGG CTTGCTCAGCCTATCCGGTTGCTATTGGAGTACACCAGCAGCAAATATGAAGACAAGTTCTATGTCTGTGGTGAAG CTCCCAATTATGATAAGAGCTGTTGGTTCGATGAGAAACACAAACTTGGGATGGACTTCCCCAAT CTGCCTTATCTGGAGGATGGAGACAGGAAGGTAGTGCAGAGTAATGCCATAATGAGATACATCGCTCGAAAGCACAACCTCT GTGGAGAAACAGAAGACGAGAAAGTGCGAGTGGACATCTTGGAGAACCAAGCAATGGACTTCCGCAATGGTTTTGTGATGCTTTGCTACACTGACTTT GACAAGATGAAGTCAGGGTACTTGGAAAGGCTGCCAGGATTGCTGAAGCAGTTCTCAGAGTTCCTGGGAGATAGGAAGTGGTTTGCTGGTGACAAG ATCACTTTTGTGGATTTCCTCATGTACGAGCTGTTGGACCAACACAGAATGTTTGAGCCCAAGTGCCTGGACGACTTAAAGAACCTCAAAGATCTTTTGGATCATTTTGAG GCTCAAGAGAAGATTTCTGCCTACATGAAGTCAAGCAGATTCATGAAGACTCCTGTCAATAACAAGATGGCCAAGTGGGGAAACAAGAAAGAGTAA
- the eps8l3b gene encoding epidermal growth factor receptor kinase substrate 8-like protein 3b, with translation MYGHSGPFSYSPRGFFQEDLPQQRQGFQQDDFKSSLLQRNGMARPSGKSIYTQRKEYSETLSTQPDNFQYRVEHLLSIELDGQEVRGLDDCVAKLKRLDAKSRLWPQEMILEVQGRYLQLSDIETKAELESLPLDSILQTKAVLDSCVYNSLLTITVQERSKRIPQVFLFQCEEVGADHIRHDLDKAVQHKGADGEPPREQSDIRSNLEHIIGQHIPGSFWQSGSHPVQREWTPPPPPPDQPAPRWNIRNSDNMVLPRVHTHKDGSMFRRGFDGLRNGLEDPPPHDYTEIDRDTDILNHIFSDIETFLDKVFLAADASKPNEAKRKKKKKKKESKKNATSLPPLEEYVSCLQKFKYGFNLLGKLNGQLANPSAQEFVPILFFCLDSIVCQYPTDLPPTVLSPMLTQPALLLLSEVVSPEEDKLWRSLGDSWNIPRSKWPDGDMIPPYIPEFYGGWHLPLIPSPSPYRNSPVSWSNSPRLSPGPQNGRMTDIQSYPNRDMQPEEPVRYNPSGSLSPTRHREAPQSMRVIYDFMARNHQELSVMKGEVVQVLNQSRQWWLVRNVRNEEGHVPQNVLEPLNGAEHMVDHQEIRAQPPLDMRSTSADVKAWLEFKGFSKITVRSLGVLNGKLLLGMTRDDMKMVCPEEGAKVFFQLQAIKSAIALASEPGYGHY, from the exons ATGTATGGACACTCAGGACCATTTTCCTACTCACCAAG GGGATTTTTTCAAGAGGACCTTCCCCAGCAGAGGCAAGGTTTCCAACAAGATGACTTCAAGAGTTCCCTGTTGCAAAGAAATGGCATGGCCAGGCCCAGTGGCAAATCCATATACA CACAGAGAAAGGAGTACTCAGAAACACTGAGCACGCAACCTGACAACTTTCAGTACAGAGTGGAG CACCTGTTGAGCATTGAGCTGGATGGCCAGGAAGTACGGGGCCTGGATGACTGTGTGGCCAAGCTCAAGAGGTTGGACGCTAAAAGCCGTCTGTGGCCTCAGGAGATGATCCTGGAGGTTCAGGGCAGATATCTACAGCTTAGCGACATTGAGACCAAG GCAGAACTGGAGTCACTTCCTCTGGATAGCATCCTGCAAACAAAGGCTGTGCTGGACAGCTGTGTGTACAACTCTCTGCTGACAATCACTGTGCAGGAACGCAGCAAGCGCATCCCTCAGGTCTTCCTGTTCCAGTGTGAGGAGGTTGGG GCAGACCACATCAGGCATGATTTGGACAAAGCAGTCCAACACAAAGGAGCTGACGGGGAACCACCCAGAGAGCAGTCTGACATCAG GAGTAATCTGGAGCACATCATAGGGCAGCACATTCCAGGAAGTTTCTGGCAGTCTGGGTCTCATCCTGTGCAGCGGGAGTGGACCCCTCCTCCGCCACCACCAGATCAGCCGGCCCCACGGTGGAACATCAGAAACTCAG ATAATATGGTTCTCCCACGGgtccacacacacaaagatggaaGCATGTTCCGAAGAGGGTTTGATGGACTTCGGAATGGACTAGAAGATCCTCCTCCACATGATTATACAGAGATAGACAGGGACACG GACATTTTAAACCATATTTTTAGTGACATAGAGACCTTCTTGGACAAAGTCTTCCTGGCTGCAGATGCATCTAAACCAAATGAagcaaaaagaaagaagaaaaaaaagaagaaagagtcAAAGAAAAATG CTACCAGTCTGCCACCTTTGGAAGAATATGTCTCCTGTCTTCAGAAGTTCAAGTATGGCTTCAATCTTCTG GGAAAACTGAATGGGCAGCTGGCCAACCCCAGTGCTCAAGAATTTGTCCCCATCCTCTTCTTTTGCCTGGACTCG ATAGTATGTCAGTACCCTACCGACCTGCCCCCAACAGTCCTCAGCCCCATGCTGACACAGCCAGCCCTACTGCTGCTCAGTGAGGTGGTCAGTCCAGAGGAGGACAAGCTGTGGAGGTCTCTTGGAGACTCCTGGAACATCCCTAG GTCTAAGTGGCCGGATGGTGATATGATCCCACCTTATATCCCAGAATTTTATGGTGGTTGGCATCTGCCCCTCATACCCTCCCCGTCCCCTTATCGGAACAGTCCAGTCAGCTGGAGCAACAGCCCGCGCCTTTCACCTGGCCCTCAAAATGGACGGATGACTGACATCCAGAGCTACCCAAACAGAGACATGCAGCCTGAAGAG cctGTGAGGTACAACCCATCTGGTTCTCTATCACCAACACG TCACAGGGAGGCACCCCAGAGCATGCGTGTCATTTATGACTTCATGGCCAGGAATCACCAGGAGCTGAGTGTTATGAAGGGGGAGGTGGTTCAG GTGCTAAACCAGTCCAGGCAATGGTGGCTTGTTCGTAATGTCCGTAACGAGGAAGGTCATGTTCCTCAGAATGTTCTGGAGCCCTTAAATGGGGCTGAGCACATGGTGGACCACCAG GAGATACGTGCCCAGCCACCTCTCGACATGAGGTCCACATCTGCAGATGTTAAAGCTTGGCTGGAATTCAAAGGTTTCTCAAAAAT AACCGTGCGCAGCCTGGGAGTGCTGAATGGAAAGCTTCTACTGGGGATGACCAGGGATGACATGAAAATGGTTTGTCCAGAGGAAGGAGCCAAGGTCTTCTTCCAGCTTCAGGCCATCAAGTCAGCCATTGCA CTTGCCAGTGAACCAGGGTATGGCCATTACTAA
- the atp5pb gene encoding ATP synthase F(0) complex subunit B1, mitochondrial, with protein sequence MLSRLVFVSASALKGSGPLGAGLVQASHSLHTSSQSLAPVPPLPEKGGKVRHGFIPEELFQLLYPKTGVTGPYMLGTGLLVYLLSKEIYVINHETFAALSIGTAIIYGVKKFGPNVAAFADKLNEEKVAKAQEVKDHAMTIMSQAIEDEKKEQWRVEGRSMLFDAKRNNVAMLLEINYRERLHMVTNQVKKRLDYQLALQNLHRQMERDHMVNWVEKNVVGSLTPQQEKESIAKCITDLKALAKATQAKATA encoded by the exons ATGCTGTCTAGGCTCGTTTTCGTATCAG CTAGTGCCCTGAAAGGCAGTGGTCCCCTTGGCGCTGG TTTGGTCCAGGCCTCCCATTCCCTCCACACATCTTCCCAGAGTCTTGCACCAGTACCTCCACTACCAGAGAAGGGAGGCAAAGTCCGCCATGGCTTCATCCCTGAGGAGCTGTTTCAGCTCCTGTACCCCAAGACTGGGGTCACAG GTCCCTACATGCTGGGTACTGGCCTCCTTGTCTACTTGCTCTCCAAGGAAATCTACGTCATCAACCACGAGACCTTTGCCGCCCTTTCCATAGGCACTGCCATCATTTATGGTGTCAAGAAGTTTGGCCCTAATGTTGCAGCTTTTGCTGACAAACTGAATGAG GAGAAAGTGGCCAAGGCTCAGGAGGTGAAGGACCATGCCATGACCATCATGTCTCAGGCCATTGAAGATGAGAAGAAGGAGCAGTGGAGAGTGGAGGGAAGGTCAATGCTCTTCGATGCCAAGAGG AACAATGTGGCCATGCTGCTGGAGATCAACTACAGGGAGAGACTACACATGGTGACAAACCAGGTGAAGAAGCGCTTGGATTACCAGCTCGCCCTGCAGAACCTCCAccgccagatggagcgtgacCACATGGTCaactgggtggagaagaatgtcgtCGGCAGCCTCACCCCTCAGCAG GAGAAAGAAAGCATCGCCAAGTGCATCACAGACTTGAAGGCTCTGGCCAAGGCCACCCAGGCTAAGGCTACGGCCTAA